One Xyrauchen texanus isolate HMW12.3.18 chromosome 44, RBS_HiC_50CHRs, whole genome shotgun sequence DNA segment encodes these proteins:
- the LOC127637077 gene encoding intraflagellar transport protein 46 homolog isoform X1, protein MERSERQKIQLTTNQPYDESFEVNAEEAASVHTPTPRQIISRRAGRHKQSTMASYTGDKIEEDTKQRKKEPPSGPRGTNENDDAEEEEDDDDDDDDDDDSDDTESDEEDGEPGSALEGAYDPADYDHLPVSAEIKELFQYITRYTPQTIELDHKLKPFIPDFIPAVGDIDAFLKVPRPDGKADNLGLLVLDEPCIKQSDPTVLSLWLSENSKQHNVTEVKVKSIENPEKNPKAIDNWIESITELHKSKPPATVHYTRPMPDIDNLMQEWPPEFEELLGKVNLPTADIDCDLAEYVDIICGILDIPVYKNRIQSLHVLFTLYSEFKNSQWAACCLGLVVLPDASSSFPGVLILCGLWGSSCR, encoded by the exons ATGGAGAGGTCTGAGcgacagaag ATTCAACTGACAACCAACCAGCCATACGACGAAAGTTTTGAGGTGAACGCAGAGGAGGCGGCCAGTGTGCACACACCAACCCCAAGACAGATAA TTTCCAGGAGGGCTGGCAGACATAAGCAGAGCACCATGGCCAGTTACACCGGTGATAAAATAGAAGAAGACACTAAA CAGCGAAAGAAAGAGCCGCCTTCTGGTCCTCGTGGTACTAATGAAAATGATGAtgcagaggaagaggaagacgacgacgatgatgacgatgatgatgacgatTCTGATGACACAGAGTCTGATGAAGAGGATGGGGAGCCCGGATCTGCTCTGGAGGG TGCTTATGATCCGGCCGATTATGATCACCTTCCTGTGAGTGCAGAGATCAAAGAGCTGTTTCAGTACATTACACG ATACACCCCACAGACAATAGAGCTCGACCACAAACTGAAGCCCTTTATCCCAGACTTCATCCCAGCTGTAGGGGACATTGACGCTTTCCTTAAA GTACCACGGCCAGATGGAAAAGCTGACAATCTAGGTCTCCTGGTTCTTGATGAGCCATGCATTAAACAGTCAGACCCCACGGTGCTCTCGCTGTGGCTTTCAGAAAACAGCAAACAACACAATGTTACT GAAGTGAAAGTTAAGAGCATCGAAAACCCGGAAAAGAACCCCAAAGCCATAGACAACTGGATCGAGAGCATTACTGAGCTGCATAAATCCAAACCTCCTGCTACTGTACACTACACAAG ACCCATGCCAGACATCGACAACCTGATGCAAGAGTGGCCGCCTGAATTTGAGGAACTTTTGGGGAAG GTGAATCTGCCCACAGCAGACATTGACTGTGATTTGGCAGAGTATGTTGACATTATTTGTG GAATCCTGGACATTCCTGTGTACAAGAACCGAATTCAATCACTTCACGTCCTGTTCACACTCTACTCCGAATTTAAGAACTCACAG
- the LOC127637077 gene encoding intraflagellar transport protein 46 homolog isoform X2, translating into MERSERQKIQLTTNQPYDESFEVNAEEAASVHTPTPRQIISRRAGRHKQSTMASYTGDKIEEDTKRKKEPPSGPRGTNENDDAEEEEDDDDDDDDDDDSDDTESDEEDGEPGSALEGAYDPADYDHLPVSAEIKELFQYITRYTPQTIELDHKLKPFIPDFIPAVGDIDAFLKVPRPDGKADNLGLLVLDEPCIKQSDPTVLSLWLSENSKQHNVTEVKVKSIENPEKNPKAIDNWIESITELHKSKPPATVHYTRPMPDIDNLMQEWPPEFEELLGKVNLPTADIDCDLAEYVDIICGILDIPVYKNRIQSLHVLFTLYSEFKNSQWAACCLGLVVLPDASSSFPGVLILCGLWGSSCR; encoded by the exons ATGGAGAGGTCTGAGcgacagaag ATTCAACTGACAACCAACCAGCCATACGACGAAAGTTTTGAGGTGAACGCAGAGGAGGCGGCCAGTGTGCACACACCAACCCCAAGACAGATAA TTTCCAGGAGGGCTGGCAGACATAAGCAGAGCACCATGGCCAGTTACACCGGTGATAAAATAGAAGAAGACACTAAA CGAAAGAAAGAGCCGCCTTCTGGTCCTCGTGGTACTAATGAAAATGATGAtgcagaggaagaggaagacgacgacgatgatgacgatgatgatgacgatTCTGATGACACAGAGTCTGATGAAGAGGATGGGGAGCCCGGATCTGCTCTGGAGGG TGCTTATGATCCGGCCGATTATGATCACCTTCCTGTGAGTGCAGAGATCAAAGAGCTGTTTCAGTACATTACACG ATACACCCCACAGACAATAGAGCTCGACCACAAACTGAAGCCCTTTATCCCAGACTTCATCCCAGCTGTAGGGGACATTGACGCTTTCCTTAAA GTACCACGGCCAGATGGAAAAGCTGACAATCTAGGTCTCCTGGTTCTTGATGAGCCATGCATTAAACAGTCAGACCCCACGGTGCTCTCGCTGTGGCTTTCAGAAAACAGCAAACAACACAATGTTACT GAAGTGAAAGTTAAGAGCATCGAAAACCCGGAAAAGAACCCCAAAGCCATAGACAACTGGATCGAGAGCATTACTGAGCTGCATAAATCCAAACCTCCTGCTACTGTACACTACACAAG ACCCATGCCAGACATCGACAACCTGATGCAAGAGTGGCCGCCTGAATTTGAGGAACTTTTGGGGAAG GTGAATCTGCCCACAGCAGACATTGACTGTGATTTGGCAGAGTATGTTGACATTATTTGTG GAATCCTGGACATTCCTGTGTACAAGAACCGAATTCAATCACTTCACGTCCTGTTCACACTCTACTCCGAATTTAAGAACTCACAG
- the LOC127637077 gene encoding intraflagellar transport protein 46 homolog isoform X3, producing MERSERQKIQLTTNQPYDESFEVNAEEAASVHTPTPRQIISRRAGRHKQSTMASYTGDKIEEDTKQRKKEPPSGPRGTNENDDAEEEEDDDDDDDDDDDSDDTESDEEDGEPGSALEGAYDPADYDHLPVSAEIKELFQYITRYTPQTIELDHKLKPFIPDFIPAVGDIDAFLKVPRPDGKADNLGLLVLDEPCIKQSDPTVLSLWLSENSKQHNVTEVKVKSIENPEKNPKAIDNWIESITELHKSKPPATVHYTRPMPDIDNLMQEWPPEFEELLGKVNLPTADIDCDLAEYVDIICGILDIPVYKNRIQSLHVLFTLYSEFKNSQHFKVAEGQKSETLSASRTATADLEKLTLD from the exons ATGGAGAGGTCTGAGcgacagaag ATTCAACTGACAACCAACCAGCCATACGACGAAAGTTTTGAGGTGAACGCAGAGGAGGCGGCCAGTGTGCACACACCAACCCCAAGACAGATAA TTTCCAGGAGGGCTGGCAGACATAAGCAGAGCACCATGGCCAGTTACACCGGTGATAAAATAGAAGAAGACACTAAA CAGCGAAAGAAAGAGCCGCCTTCTGGTCCTCGTGGTACTAATGAAAATGATGAtgcagaggaagaggaagacgacgacgatgatgacgatgatgatgacgatTCTGATGACACAGAGTCTGATGAAGAGGATGGGGAGCCCGGATCTGCTCTGGAGGG TGCTTATGATCCGGCCGATTATGATCACCTTCCTGTGAGTGCAGAGATCAAAGAGCTGTTTCAGTACATTACACG ATACACCCCACAGACAATAGAGCTCGACCACAAACTGAAGCCCTTTATCCCAGACTTCATCCCAGCTGTAGGGGACATTGACGCTTTCCTTAAA GTACCACGGCCAGATGGAAAAGCTGACAATCTAGGTCTCCTGGTTCTTGATGAGCCATGCATTAAACAGTCAGACCCCACGGTGCTCTCGCTGTGGCTTTCAGAAAACAGCAAACAACACAATGTTACT GAAGTGAAAGTTAAGAGCATCGAAAACCCGGAAAAGAACCCCAAAGCCATAGACAACTGGATCGAGAGCATTACTGAGCTGCATAAATCCAAACCTCCTGCTACTGTACACTACACAAG ACCCATGCCAGACATCGACAACCTGATGCAAGAGTGGCCGCCTGAATTTGAGGAACTTTTGGGGAAG GTGAATCTGCCCACAGCAGACATTGACTGTGATTTGGCAGAGTATGTTGACATTATTTGTG GAATCCTGGACATTCCTGTGTACAAGAACCGAATTCAATCACTTCACGTCCTGTTCACACTCTACTCCGAATTTAAGAACTCACAG CACTTTAAAGTTGCAGAGGGCCAGAAATCTGAAACACTATCTGCTTCACGTACAGCCACTGCTGATTTAGAAAAACTCACTTTGGACTGA
- the LOC127637077 gene encoding intraflagellar transport protein 46 homolog isoform X4 — translation MERSERQKIQLTTNQPYDESFEVNAEEAASVHTPTPRQIISRRAGRHKQSTMASYTGDKIEEDTKRKKEPPSGPRGTNENDDAEEEEDDDDDDDDDDDSDDTESDEEDGEPGSALEGAYDPADYDHLPVSAEIKELFQYITRYTPQTIELDHKLKPFIPDFIPAVGDIDAFLKVPRPDGKADNLGLLVLDEPCIKQSDPTVLSLWLSENSKQHNVTEVKVKSIENPEKNPKAIDNWIESITELHKSKPPATVHYTRPMPDIDNLMQEWPPEFEELLGKVNLPTADIDCDLAEYVDIICGILDIPVYKNRIQSLHVLFTLYSEFKNSQHFKVAEGQKSETLSASRTATADLEKLTLD, via the exons ATGGAGAGGTCTGAGcgacagaag ATTCAACTGACAACCAACCAGCCATACGACGAAAGTTTTGAGGTGAACGCAGAGGAGGCGGCCAGTGTGCACACACCAACCCCAAGACAGATAA TTTCCAGGAGGGCTGGCAGACATAAGCAGAGCACCATGGCCAGTTACACCGGTGATAAAATAGAAGAAGACACTAAA CGAAAGAAAGAGCCGCCTTCTGGTCCTCGTGGTACTAATGAAAATGATGAtgcagaggaagaggaagacgacgacgatgatgacgatgatgatgacgatTCTGATGACACAGAGTCTGATGAAGAGGATGGGGAGCCCGGATCTGCTCTGGAGGG TGCTTATGATCCGGCCGATTATGATCACCTTCCTGTGAGTGCAGAGATCAAAGAGCTGTTTCAGTACATTACACG ATACACCCCACAGACAATAGAGCTCGACCACAAACTGAAGCCCTTTATCCCAGACTTCATCCCAGCTGTAGGGGACATTGACGCTTTCCTTAAA GTACCACGGCCAGATGGAAAAGCTGACAATCTAGGTCTCCTGGTTCTTGATGAGCCATGCATTAAACAGTCAGACCCCACGGTGCTCTCGCTGTGGCTTTCAGAAAACAGCAAACAACACAATGTTACT GAAGTGAAAGTTAAGAGCATCGAAAACCCGGAAAAGAACCCCAAAGCCATAGACAACTGGATCGAGAGCATTACTGAGCTGCATAAATCCAAACCTCCTGCTACTGTACACTACACAAG ACCCATGCCAGACATCGACAACCTGATGCAAGAGTGGCCGCCTGAATTTGAGGAACTTTTGGGGAAG GTGAATCTGCCCACAGCAGACATTGACTGTGATTTGGCAGAGTATGTTGACATTATTTGTG GAATCCTGGACATTCCTGTGTACAAGAACCGAATTCAATCACTTCACGTCCTGTTCACACTCTACTCCGAATTTAAGAACTCACAG CACTTTAAAGTTGCAGAGGGCCAGAAATCTGAAACACTATCTGCTTCACGTACAGCCACTGCTGATTTAGAAAAACTCACTTTGGACTGA